The following coding sequences lie in one Arachis hypogaea cultivar Tifrunner chromosome 9, arahy.Tifrunner.gnm2.J5K5, whole genome shotgun sequence genomic window:
- the LOC112710661 gene encoding protein NRT1/ PTR FAMILY 4.6: MRDKEEAKAWEKKGGFRAAMFVFVLSALDNMGLVANMVSMVLYFYGVMHFDLSSSANTLTNFLGSTFLLSLVGAFISDTYLNRLTTCLLFGSLEVTALVVVTIQAGTKALQPEACGKSSCVKGGVAVMLYTSLCLLALGSGGVRGSMTALGADQFEEKDPKEGKGLATYFNWLLLSTTLGSVVGVTAVVWVSTQRAWYLGFLIVTVSSFLGFLTLALGKPFYRILPPSQSPLSRILQVIVVAFKNRKLPLPESHEELYEISDKDSTTGKIAHTNQLRFLDKAAVLQGNFEPKPWKVCTVTQVEEVKILTRMLPILASTIIMNTCLAQLQTFSVQQGNVMNLKLGSFTVPPASIPVIPLLFLCILIPIYEFLFVPFARKITNHPSGVTQLQRVGVGLVLSSISMMVAGIIEVKRRDQARKDPSKPISLFWLSFQYAIFGIADMFTQVGLLEFFYREAPKTMKSLSTSFTWLAMSIGYFLSTVFVNVINSVTKRVAPSKQGWLHGFDLNSNNLNLFYWFLAILSCINFFNFVYWACWYKYKSEQEYQDGDQEPRARAKSESESETKHMKMVHQGMMMMGKSSQTSEANSEGPSSSDETEDGQRERSKV, encoded by the exons ATG CGAGACAAAGAGGAAGCAAAAGCATGGGAGAAGAAGGGTGGATTCAGAGCTGCAATGTTTGTTTTcg TGTTGTCAGCATTGGACAACATGGGTCTGGTGGCGAACATGGTGAGCATGGTGCTCTACTTTTATGGCGTTATGCACTTTGATCTGTCAAGCTCTGCCAACACTCTGACAAACTTTTTGGGTTCCACTTTCTTGCTCTCACTCGTTGGTGCTTTCATCTCCGATACTTACCTCAACAGACTCACCACATGCTTGCTTTTTGGATCACTCGAAGTCACG GCGCTGGTAGTGGTGACAATTCAAGCGGGCACAAAGGCGCTACAACCAGAAGCATGTGGAAAATCAAGCTGCGTGAAAGGAGGAGTAGCAGTAATGTTGTACACGTCACTGTGCCTGCTGGCATTGGGATCGGGGGGAGTGAGGGGTTCCATGACGGCACTTGGGGCGGACCAGTTTGAAGAGAAGGACCCGAAGGAAGGGAAGGGTTTAGCCACCTACTTCAATTGGCTTCTGCTCAGCACAACGCTCGGCTCAGTTGTGGGCGTTACTGCCGTCGTCTGGGTTAGCACGCAGAGAGCATGGTACTTGGGATTCTTGATTGTAACCGTTTCTTCCTTCCTTGGATTTCTCACTCTTGCTCTTGGCAAACCCTTTTACAGAATTCTACCACCTTCTCAAAGCCCTCTTTCAAGGATCCTTcag GTTATTGTTGTGGCTTTCAAGAACCGAAAGCTACCACTACCAGAATCCCATGAAGAACTATACGAGATTAGTGATAAAGACTCAACAACAGGGAAGATTGCACACACAAACCAGTTAAG GTTCCTAGACAAAGCAGCAGTTCTTCAAGGAAACTTTGAACCAAAACCGTGGAAAGTTTGCACTGTTACACAAGTTGAAGAAGTGAAGATCCTAACAAGAATGTTACCAATATTAGCTAGCACCATAATAATGAACACTTGCCTAGCACAGCTTCAAACATTCTCAGTTCAACAGGGGAATGTAATGAACCTAAAACTCGGCTCCTTCACCGTTCCCCCGGCATCAATTCCGGTGATACCCCTTCTCTTCTTATGCATCCTAATCCCAATTTACGAGTTCTTGTTCGTGCCATTCGCACGAAAGATCACAAACCATCCCTCTGGAGTCACTCAACTCCAGAGGGTTGGCGTTGGACTAGTACTCTCTTCGATTTCAATGATGGTAGCCGGAATCATAGAAGTGAAGAGAAGGGACCAAGCAAGAAAAGACCCTTCAAAACCAATTAGCCTATTCTGGCTTTCATTCCAATATGCGATTTTCGGGATTGCAGATATGTTCACACAAGTAGGCCTATTGGAATTCTTCTATAGAGAAGCACCAAAAACAATGAAATCGCTATCAACTTCTTTCACATGGCTAGCAATGTCCATTGGTTACTTCTTGAGCACGGTATTTGTTAATGTAATAAACAGCGTCACGAAGAGGGTGGCGCCGAGCAAACAAGGTTGGTTACATGGATTTGATCTGAACTCGAACAATCTCAACTTGTTTTATTGGTTCTTGGCCATCTTAAGTTGCATAAATTTCTTCAATTTCGTTTATTGGGCGTGTTGGTACAAGTACAAATCCGAACAAGAGTATCAAGATGGAGATCAAGAACCAAGGGCGAGGGCGAAATCCGAATCCGAATCCGAAACAAAGCATATGAAAATGGTTCACcaaggaatgatgatgatgggTAAAAGCAGCCAAACTAGTGAAGCCAATAGTGAGGGACCCTCTTCCTCTGATGAAACAGAAGATGGCCAAAGAGAAAGAAGCAAAGTATAG